The DNA sequence CCAACAATATCCACAAATAGCtgggttatattttttaataaacttggaAGATTATCCAATATATCAGTATCTTTAACAACAAAGGGATCGTAAGTGTTCACAGACACCCCGTATTCTTTTAGCCTTGCACTTAATTCTGCGCTAAACAGAGTCACTGCTAGTTTCGAGTTGGCCAGTACCTCAATGGGAGTATATCGTTCAATATCATTCCACTGTTCGAAGTCGATATGTCCGACGTACATCGACGACGCTGAACTGTTTATTATTCGACTCGGTGCTGAACTTTTTAACAGAGGCAGCAATAGATACGTCAGTAGGAAtgtaccaaaaaaatttacttgcaTGGTAAGATTAAGGCCATCTTCCGTCAATCTGTCAGGGAGTCCCACAGCCCCAGCATTGTTGACTAAAATGTCTAACCTTTCTTCAGTGTTGATGGTGTCGCTTACAAAACTCCTCACTGATGTCAAAGAAGCTAAGTCCAAAAGCTTGTAAGACACATTTCCGTTCCCTGATATCTTTTCTATTTTGTCTCTAGCCCGCAtcaatttagtttcatttctgCTGGCTATGATGACCCTGGCTCCTTTGTTTGCCAAGTTTTTAGCTGTTTCGTATCCAATTCCAGAGCTACCCCCAGTGACGACTGCGACCTTTCCATCAAGACGAACATTTGTATCACACatgactttatttaatattatcaccaCAAAGTCAATCGAAAGACTAAAAGATACAGGAACTTTGTTATTCAATGCTAACTTGTTTATAATTGTTTCACTACATGTGGACGCCATTGTAGTCTTCATTTATATTCTGACTGCGCCTAGTATAAATTACTTCTGTAGGTATTAGTTCGATCAGTTTCTTCACCTTTGCCTGACactaattattaactttatatttaaatgtaatatatatataaaacaaattgctttatattttctcaagctttaaaaatgttgaaatatttaggataaacatgtatatacatacacacatata is a window from the Danaus plexippus chromosome 19, MEX_DaPlex, whole genome shotgun sequence genome containing:
- the LOC133319372 gene encoding retinol dehydrogenase 11-like, whose translation is MCDTNVRLDGKVAVVTGGSSGIGYETAKNLANKGARVIIASRNETKLMRARDKIEKISGNGNVSYKLLDLASLTSVRSFVSDTINTEERLDILVNNAGAVGLPDRLTEDGLNLTMQVNFFGTFLLTYLLLPLLKSSAPSRIINSSASSMYVGHIDFEQWNDIERYTPIEVLANSKLAVTLFSAELSARLKEYGVSVNTYDPFVVKDTDILDNLPSLLKNITQLFVDIVGQPKEDVGREIAYLASDPQFEKVSGEHYKFCKKWINHWLVDDRHLTRELWEVSKKNVNISTSEDWET